The Aerococcus christensenii genome segment AACTCGACAAAATAATCAAGAACTGCCCCACCAACATGTGACCTTCCGAGAAGCCTACCATGGTCACAAAATAATCCACAAAAAGAGAGGTTGTCGGCGGATAAATATAAAAGCTAATCAGCTTATCCCCAGCTTGCGGCAATCGTCCCTCTTGGTATAAGAACTTCACCATAGTCCCCCAATGTGAAAAATCATCATTATGATAGAATCCATTCTTACTTAAATACCATACACCGAAAAGAAACATCACCCCTAAAGTTACTAACCGCCAATCCAACTTCCCCTTAAATTCTTGTCTCGGACTGAGCACTAATCCCGCTACAAGAGCGATTAACCCTAACCCAAAGACACCATAAATAAAGAAAGGAAGTCCTCCTAATAAAGCGCCTAAATAAAGCACCAAGCTCTCCAAAGAAATCACAAAAAGACTGACCAAGGTCCATGGCATCCGCATCCATTTCTTAACCCATAGTCCGTACCCTAAGTGAGACAACAAAAATATAAATAATAAAGCAGCACTTTTCATCTTTTTCCCTCAATAACCCTTTATTGCTTATTTTCCTAAATAAGTCTTATACAAGAATCCATAAATATTACTGTTAAAATCTAATATTCGAAGCGCCAGCCGCTTTTGCCAAGGAATTGACACCTGATGGCCATAGCGTAACCGAGTTTTCTGAATCTGCTGGCGTAAAAGGGTCAGGTACTCTGCAGTTAAATCGTCCGGAATGGATTGAGATAATTTAAAGCCAGTAGACAAGTAGCCGTCTACCACCTTATTCACCGCTTCATTCACTAAATTTGGAAAAGTCACTTCTACATCTTCAAGTAACTTCAACCGCTGCCAAACATTATCATATTGCTTCTCACTGAAAGACGAACTCACAATACTGGTTGGATTTTGAATATAGTAATAACCATAATGATCAGAAATCGTCACTTGCTGGCATTTTTTCAAATAGGAATAGGTTGTGTAGACATCTTCATAGAGATGCCCTTCAGGATACTCCACACCTGCAAACAAATCCCGACGATAAATCTTATTCCAAGCATAGAATTCCGCTCCTGAATAATGAAAGAGAGCCTTTAAAGCAGATTCTCTATCTATATCTTGTAGAGAACAACTTTTTAAAGGAAATTCTTCGTGTCCGTTCATACGCTTAATATTGAAAACGAATAGATCTGTTTGCTCTGATCTTTCCCTTTCAAAACTTTCAAAGATATCTTTTTCATAATAGTCATCACTATCAATAAAAGCTAAGAATTCTCTTTTGGCTTCTTGAATACCATAATTTCGAGCAGAAGAAAGCCCTCCATTTGGTTTATGAAAGACTCGGATCCGAGCATCTTTTTGGCCAAGCTCGTCACACAAACGTCCACTCCGATCAGTAGATCCATCGTCTACCAATAATAACTCAAAATCAGAATAAGTTTGTTCTAAAACACTCTGAACCGCCCGTTCCAAAGTACTTTCTACATTATATACGGGCATGATAACGCTAATCATACCTTTCTCCCTCCTAAATACCATTCATATAAACTCACATACACTTTAGGGCAACATTTATATAGCCACCAAGCCCACCGATAAGGAGGTCGAATAACAGACGACTCTTTAAAATCCTCCCGATGTTTCTTCGCTAAGGCTAATAACTGAGGCCTGTAAGTAGCTTGGTAGTCTGTCCTTGGCGAACAGGTTAATTTATAGGCTGTCCCAAGTAACCCATCCATTAATTTCTTAGCCGTTAAGCCAACCAAACACGGAAAATCTTGGCGCATCACTTCCAATTGTCTTTCCCTCTCATAAACGCTATCCATTTGCCGAGGTTGAAATTTTTCCCCTACTAAGCTCTCTGAAGAAGCATAATAGAACACGCCCACTTGACAAGAAGTCACTACCTTTTTCGCATGAGAGACCGCTTGATAAGACACATAAATATCCTCATAAATTTTTCCTTCTGGGAAGCGGATAGACTCAAACAAGCGACGATCAAAGATTTTATTCCATACATAAAAATCTAATCCGTTATAACTATAAATGGCTCGAACAGCCTCTTCAGCTTCGGTATAAATAGCATCCACGG includes the following:
- a CDS encoding glycosyltransferase family 2 protein, which encodes MISVIMPVYNVESTLERAVQSVLEQTYSDFELLLVDDGSTDRSGRLCDELGQKDARIRVFHKPNGGLSSARNYGIQEAKREFLAFIDSDDYYEKDIFESFERERSEQTDLFVFNIKRMNGHEEFPLKSCSLQDIDRESALKALFHYSGAEFYAWNKIYRRDLFAGVEYPEGHLYEDVYTTYSYLKKCQQVTISDHYGYYYIQNPTSIVSSSFSEKQYDNVWQRLKLLEDVEVTFPNLVNEAVNKVVDGYLSTGFKLSQSIPDDLTAEYLTLLRQQIQKTRLRYGHQVSIPWQKRLALRILDFNSNIYGFLYKTYLGK
- a CDS encoding glycosyltransferase family 2 protein: MLVSVIMPAYNTERTLDRAVQSVLDQSFQDFELILVDDGSQDHTPEMCDQWVRKSSQITALHIENSGPSVARNRGIQEAKGDFIAFLDSDDTYEPGILERFKETLDAEQMDLYIFNYEQVDEDSRQVAQAVDAIYTEAEEAVRAIYSYNGLDFYVWNKIFDRRLFESIRFPEGKIYEDIYVSYQAVSHAKKVVTSCQVGVFYYASSESLVGEKFQPRQMDSVYERERQLEVMRQDFPCLVGLTAKKLMDGLLGTAYKLTCSPRTDYQATYRPQLLALAKKHREDFKESSVIRPPYRWAWWLYKCCPKVYVSLYEWYLGGRKV